One genomic segment of Panicum virgatum strain AP13 chromosome 2N, P.virgatum_v5, whole genome shotgun sequence includes these proteins:
- the LOC120660150 gene encoding BTB/POZ domain-containing protein At5g47800-like isoform X2, translated as MKYMKLGTKPDTFYTEEAVRSVVSDVPADLIIHANNTKYQLHKFPLLLKCGLLQRLCSDADDGDEEPVPVALHDIPGGEEALELCAKFCYGISISISAANLVPAMLAARFLRMTEAVAKGNLVAKLEAFFDSCVLQGWKDSVAALQAAWRVSGWGESRIVQPCIDSIVEKILMPPAKVTWSYTYTRPGYTRRPHQSVPKDWWTEDVSELDVEVFRSVISTVRASRQLPPTLVGEALHVYACKHLVDPLRAVANGQAQSAAAEETLARQRRVLESIVTMIPAEPGSVTGRFLLRLLRVANYVSASSSTRAQLIRQAGSQLHEARAADLLIPLPSDPQAYDVGAAEAVLEHFLAQFQRPAAPDERRRMSAAMDKVARIFDEYLRTIALDRDFPVAKFVDLVECLPDIARSDHDGLYYAIDIYLKEHPELGKADKKRLCRLIDCRKLSPDVRAQAISNDRMPLRTIVQLLFVEQERTMGAASHGAAVAPDRASVDAISRLAARTNEDEPASSADQKSDVHRPRRDHTRVADGVTAAMTRSLSESTKTPPLAGRKERTTQERSSRMRNKE; from the exons ATGAAGTACATGAAGCTTGGAACAAAACCCGATACATTCTACACTGAAGAAGCAGTCAG GTCAGTGGTGTCAGACGTACCCGCGGATCTCATCATCCATGCCAACAACACAAAGTATCAGCTACACAAG TTCCCCCTGCTGCTCAAGTGCGGCCTCCTGCAGCGCCTCTGCTccgacgccgacgacggcgacgaggagccGGTGCCCGTGGCGCTGCACGACATCccgggcggcgaggaggccctGGAGCTGTGCGCCAAGTTCTGCTACGGCATCTCCATCAGCATCAGCGCGGCGAACCTGGTGCCGGCGATGCTGGCGGCGCGGTTCCTCCGGATGACGGAGGCCGTCGCCAAGGGGAACCTGGTGGCCAAGCTGGAGGCCTTCTTCGACTCGTGCGTCCTGCAGGGGTGGAAGGACTCGGTCGCCGCGCTGCAGGCGGCGTGGCGGGTCTCCGGCTGGGGCGAGAGCCGCATCGTCCAGCCCTGCATCGACTCCATCGTCGAGAAGATCCTCATGCCGCCGGCCAAGGTCACCTGGTCCTACACCTACACCCGGCCGGGGTACACGAGGAGACCCCACCAGTCGGTCCCCAAGGACTGGTGGACGGAGGACGTCTCGGAGCTGGACGTGGAGGTGTTCCGCTCGGTCATCTCCACCGTGCGCGCGTCGCGCCAGCTCCCGCCGACGCTCGTCGGCGAGGCGCTGCACGTCTACGCATGCAAGCACCTCGTCGACCCGCTCCGCGCCGTCGCCAACGGCCAGGCGCAGAGCGCGGCGGCCGAGGAGACGCTGGCCAGGCAGCGCCGCGTGCTGGAGTCCATCGTCACGATGATCCCCGCCGAGCCGGGGTCGGTCACCGGCCGGTTCCTGCTCCGGCTGCTGCGGGTGGCCAACTACGTCAGCGCGTCGTCGTCCACGCGCGCGCAGCTGATCCGGCAGGCCGGGTCGCAGCTCCACGAGGCGAGGGCCGCGGACCTGCTCATCCCGCTGCCGTCGGACCCGCAGGCGTACGacgtcggcgcggcggaggccgtgCTGGAGCACTTCCTGGCGCAGTTCCAGCGCCCCGCGGCGCCCGACGAGCGACGGCGGATGAGCGCCGCCATGGACAAGGTGGCCAGGATCTTCGACGAGTACCTGCGGACCATCGCGCTCGACCGCGACTTCCCCGTCGCCAAGTTCGTCGACCTCGTCGAGTGCTTGCCGGACATCGCCCGCAGTGACCACGACGGCCTCTACTACGCGATCGACATCTATCTCAAG GAGCACCCGGAGCTTGGCAAGGCGGACAAGAAGCGGCTGTGCCGGCTGATCGACTGCCGGAAGCTGTCGCCGGACGTGCGGGCGCAGGCGATATCCAACGACCGGATGCCGCTGCGCACCATCGTGCAGCTTCTCTTCGTCGAGCAGGAGAGGACCATGGGTGCCGCCAGCCATGGAGCTGCCGTCGCGCCAGACCGGGCCTCGGTCGACGCCATCTCCCGGCTCGCGGCAAGAACCAACGAGGACGAACCGGCCTCATCCGCTGACCAAAAGTCAGACGTGCACCGGCCACGCCGTGATCACACCCGGGTAGCCGACGGAGTGACGGCGGCCATGACAAGGTCGCTGTCGGAGTCGACCAAGACACCGCCGCTGGCAGGGAGAAAGGAGAGGACGACACAGGAGAGGAGCAGCAGAATGAGGAACAAGGAGTGA
- the LOC120660150 gene encoding BTB/POZ domain-containing protein At5g47800-like isoform X1: protein MRRATPQSPHIFHEHEDFVKKIITMKYMKLGTKPDTFYTEEAVRSVVSDVPADLIIHANNTKYQLHKFPLLLKCGLLQRLCSDADDGDEEPVPVALHDIPGGEEALELCAKFCYGISISISAANLVPAMLAARFLRMTEAVAKGNLVAKLEAFFDSCVLQGWKDSVAALQAAWRVSGWGESRIVQPCIDSIVEKILMPPAKVTWSYTYTRPGYTRRPHQSVPKDWWTEDVSELDVEVFRSVISTVRASRQLPPTLVGEALHVYACKHLVDPLRAVANGQAQSAAAEETLARQRRVLESIVTMIPAEPGSVTGRFLLRLLRVANYVSASSSTRAQLIRQAGSQLHEARAADLLIPLPSDPQAYDVGAAEAVLEHFLAQFQRPAAPDERRRMSAAMDKVARIFDEYLRTIALDRDFPVAKFVDLVECLPDIARSDHDGLYYAIDIYLKEHPELGKADKKRLCRLIDCRKLSPDVRAQAISNDRMPLRTIVQLLFVEQERTMGAASHGAAVAPDRASVDAISRLAARTNEDEPASSADQKSDVHRPRRDHTRVADGVTAAMTRSLSESTKTPPLAGRKERTTQERSSRMRNKE from the exons ATGAGAAGGGCCACACCTCAGTCACCTCACATTTTCCATGAGCATGAG GACTTCGTTAAGAAGATCATCACAATGAAGTACATGAAGCTTGGAACAAAACCCGATACATTCTACACTGAAGAAGCAGTCAG GTCAGTGGTGTCAGACGTACCCGCGGATCTCATCATCCATGCCAACAACACAAAGTATCAGCTACACAAG TTCCCCCTGCTGCTCAAGTGCGGCCTCCTGCAGCGCCTCTGCTccgacgccgacgacggcgacgaggagccGGTGCCCGTGGCGCTGCACGACATCccgggcggcgaggaggccctGGAGCTGTGCGCCAAGTTCTGCTACGGCATCTCCATCAGCATCAGCGCGGCGAACCTGGTGCCGGCGATGCTGGCGGCGCGGTTCCTCCGGATGACGGAGGCCGTCGCCAAGGGGAACCTGGTGGCCAAGCTGGAGGCCTTCTTCGACTCGTGCGTCCTGCAGGGGTGGAAGGACTCGGTCGCCGCGCTGCAGGCGGCGTGGCGGGTCTCCGGCTGGGGCGAGAGCCGCATCGTCCAGCCCTGCATCGACTCCATCGTCGAGAAGATCCTCATGCCGCCGGCCAAGGTCACCTGGTCCTACACCTACACCCGGCCGGGGTACACGAGGAGACCCCACCAGTCGGTCCCCAAGGACTGGTGGACGGAGGACGTCTCGGAGCTGGACGTGGAGGTGTTCCGCTCGGTCATCTCCACCGTGCGCGCGTCGCGCCAGCTCCCGCCGACGCTCGTCGGCGAGGCGCTGCACGTCTACGCATGCAAGCACCTCGTCGACCCGCTCCGCGCCGTCGCCAACGGCCAGGCGCAGAGCGCGGCGGCCGAGGAGACGCTGGCCAGGCAGCGCCGCGTGCTGGAGTCCATCGTCACGATGATCCCCGCCGAGCCGGGGTCGGTCACCGGCCGGTTCCTGCTCCGGCTGCTGCGGGTGGCCAACTACGTCAGCGCGTCGTCGTCCACGCGCGCGCAGCTGATCCGGCAGGCCGGGTCGCAGCTCCACGAGGCGAGGGCCGCGGACCTGCTCATCCCGCTGCCGTCGGACCCGCAGGCGTACGacgtcggcgcggcggaggccgtgCTGGAGCACTTCCTGGCGCAGTTCCAGCGCCCCGCGGCGCCCGACGAGCGACGGCGGATGAGCGCCGCCATGGACAAGGTGGCCAGGATCTTCGACGAGTACCTGCGGACCATCGCGCTCGACCGCGACTTCCCCGTCGCCAAGTTCGTCGACCTCGTCGAGTGCTTGCCGGACATCGCCCGCAGTGACCACGACGGCCTCTACTACGCGATCGACATCTATCTCAAG GAGCACCCGGAGCTTGGCAAGGCGGACAAGAAGCGGCTGTGCCGGCTGATCGACTGCCGGAAGCTGTCGCCGGACGTGCGGGCGCAGGCGATATCCAACGACCGGATGCCGCTGCGCACCATCGTGCAGCTTCTCTTCGTCGAGCAGGAGAGGACCATGGGTGCCGCCAGCCATGGAGCTGCCGTCGCGCCAGACCGGGCCTCGGTCGACGCCATCTCCCGGCTCGCGGCAAGAACCAACGAGGACGAACCGGCCTCATCCGCTGACCAAAAGTCAGACGTGCACCGGCCACGCCGTGATCACACCCGGGTAGCCGACGGAGTGACGGCGGCCATGACAAGGTCGCTGTCGGAGTCGACCAAGACACCGCCGCTGGCAGGGAGAAAGGAGAGGACGACACAGGAGAGGAGCAGCAGAATGAGGAACAAGGAGTGA